In Camelina sativa cultivar DH55 chromosome 17, Cs, whole genome shotgun sequence, the genomic stretch ACACCATCTACGACACCATCTGACACTGACACTGACACTGCGCTACGATGATCAAAGTGAGGTACGAAGGGCTCCTTGGGGGTCACTGCCGCTATGACACAACATTATTAATCAGCAAgtgagatttgtttttaattatggTACTCTCTTGATCACTtgtatttaaaccaaaaaaaaaaaaaaaaaaaNNNNNNNNNNNNNNNNNNNNNNNNNNNNNNNNNNNNNNNNNNNNNAAACCGGTTTCTATCATCATTCAAAGCATGATCCGAAGGCCAATCAGGCAATCTACCTTGGAAGACGATGACACCATCTGACACTGACACTGCGCTACCATGAAAGTGAGGTATGAAGGGCTCCTTGGGGGTCACTGCCGCTATGCAACATTATTAATCAGCAAgtgagatttgattttatagtaCTCTCTTGATCACTtgtatttaaaacaaaaaaacaaaaaaattattgcaCCACAATTATATTAGTCACCTTCATCTTGATTTTGGACTACTACTTTTTTCGGTCTAGCAATAGAAACGGCCAAATCCATAACTGTGAAGTTCCATTTCATCAACTTTAACCTGAAAGGTTTGCTGGAATGGAGGGATAGCTGCTGGATCGTGTGCAAGAAGAGTAAAGTAGTAGGAAGACACAAAGCTCATTGTCGAGATGCATTTCTGTACGGCATCGAGCTTGAAGTTTGTCCCCTGACAGAGATCAGATGAATTCAAAGAGAGAATTCAAATTCTTGGATGTGGTATAACACAGGACATGTTGATGAAgcaccaaatatatatatatagagagcgAATAGTTATTGAATAATGAATATTACCTGCAAAATATTGTAACGATGGAGGCCCAACAAAACATAACGCTCGAGCATGAGCTTATAAGTATGACGAATACCTTTGGGTCCACAGTGGAAGGGAACCAGTCCCCTAAGTACTACTGGACATCGATACTCATCGatatcaaaaccctaattaaagaAGATCCCCCATCATCAATCAGCAATGTAATTAATCCGAGTTAGCCTAAaagcgatatatatatataatatagaaaccctagatctaacaaaatatatactattcaGTAATCAGTTTAGGTAGCAATCCCATAAACAAACAAcactatataaactatataatttaggGTCaagaatataatttatgtgtgaaaaaattaaatcatatggAAGATGATCGAAAGAATGTTACATCGGATTCCGCCGCTACACGCCAGTATTCCCTCACATGACGAGAATATTCCTCCTGCGTAATACTGTACTCCTCACACACCGTCGTCCTACTCATCTTCTCCTCCGCCTCCTTGTCCATTCTTGATTGtcaaagtaaaaacaaaattttacaaaactgAAGAACCTATAAATAGGAAAGaatgaatttatttaaaaaaaaaaaaaactaaagaaaataaaaaagaataaaattttataaaactgaagacaaaataaataggaaagaaacaatttatttttgaaaaaagaacaaTTCTTGGATTCACTCCTAAGGGCTAAGGTGAACCCCTTTGTTCACTTCTCCTTATTTTAGCCAATGAAAATCTGACAtgtcataatacatttaagaacTTATTCATTcaccttcttataaaataaggaaacaaaatctgtatacattattataaaattaaaaatttaaactgcttatatataaacccaaaccgatatataatttcattctaattgtaaaatctaaaccctaaccatctcatttgtaaacccaaaaccgacatatagtttcgttctaattataaaatctaaaccctaaccatctcatttgttaacccaaactgatatataatttcgttttaattgtaaaatctaaacactaaccACTTTATTTGTTAACCTAAACCGAcgtataatttcgttttaattgtaaaatctaaaccctaaccatttcatttgtaaactcaaaccgacatataattttgtttgaattgtaaaatctaaaccttaatcactttatttgtaaacctaaacataaatcatttcattctaattgtaaaatctaaaccaagccaatatataactttccttaaaaaattatacaaaatttgtttctttaatctgttttgctttttaatttaattttgatttatttaaaataaaataatgtatgcAAAATTCTGATTAgttgaaaaggaagaagtgaacaagaagGTTCACCCTAGAAGTGAActaagtatttttcttgaaaaaaaagtaaagaaaattaaaaaaaaaaaattatttaaaaaaaaacaatatttttagaaGATAAATAAAATGGCGGGAAAACAAAGGGAAGAAGAGCCCGGAAGGTGGCAATGGCAATGGACcttttacacacacacacaaaaaaaacccaaattctcaattcctcccacaaaaaaaaaataaaataaagattcaaTTTCCGATGGATTCCGATTCAGACTCCGATGGTTCTCACGTCTCCGCCACTCCTCCCCGAGACCCATTTCCACCGCCTCCTAGACCTCCTCAGCCACCGCCAAATAAGCCGCCGCCAGTCTCCCTTAAAGttgcgtcttcttcttcttcttcttctcactcgAAGCCCAAAGCTCCAAATCCTTCACATAAAGCTCCAACAcaatcttctcttcctcctcctcctactccaTCTCCCTTATTCACCAATCTCCCCTTCCGGATCTGCGAATCCAAACCCGTTGCATTCTCCTCTTCCGTTTCATCATTCGCTAGACTCCGAAGCAGAGCTCCTCTTACAACATCTGACGAGAAATTGAAACCGGACGGCGTCGATTATGTGCCGGAGCCACCTCCGGTAGTAGCAGTAGCAGTAAACGCACCTCCAAAACCCGTTAGGAGAAAGCCTCCGAATCTAATCACCGATACTATAACTTCTCCGCCGGTGAAACCTCCGGTGTTTCGTACCACCGGTAACGGCGAGGGTAATTTCGTGAAATTGAACTTAAACGGCAAGAGAGGGAAGAAGTTTCCCAGCAAATACAAGGGCGTCTCCAGAACTAAAAGCAGTTACGCTTTCAGAGGGAAGAGatacaagaagaaagaagctgatGGACAAGGCGAATCATTGTTGGAGGAAGACTCTGATTTGCAGAAACAGATTGAAGATGAAGCTAATGGTTTTATCAGCTCAGTCGAGGATGCGATTCTTGCTGTAAAGGCTGAGGCTTCTGATGAGAATCTGACGAAGCTGTTGAATTTAGTGTATGGTTATGATTCTTTTCGAGATGGGCAGTTGCAGGCCATCAAGATGGTTCTTGGTGGGAGTTCAACGATGCTGGTGTTGCCTACTGGTGCTGGTAAGTCTCTCTGCTACCAGATTCCGGCAATGATTCTTCCGGGAATCACGCTTGTTGTGAGTCCTTTGGTTTCGTTGATGATCGATCAGTTGAAGCATTTGCCTTCAATTATCAAGGGTGGTCTCTTGAGCAGTAGCCAGGTTTGTGTCACaacatgttttttatatatattgaggTCGTTTTCTAGTCGTTAGAAGTTTCTAATGGAGTCTGCTTTGGGgatcttttttatgttttcaatagAGACCTGAGGAAGCAACAGAAACATTGCGGAAACTTAAAGAAGGCATGATAAAGGTATGTTCTATTAGGAAGTTTTGGACGTCTTTACCTTTGATAAGACTGGTTGGTATTGTTTAAGGAACTTAGCCACGGGTTTATTGTATACTTCAGGTTCTCTTTGTATCTCCAGAGAGACTTCTCAATGTAGAATTTTTGTCAATGTTTCGCTTGTCTCTATCTGTGTCACTTGTTGTCGTGGATGAGGCACACTGCGTATCAGAATGGTGAGCTTCTTGGCAACTGGTAGACTGTGTTTCTCTGTTGACTGTAGTATCTACTGCTTTTCCTTGTTATGGTTGTCTTGGTGATTAAGAGCTAATCTGAACAGGTCTCATAACTTCCGCCCTTCATATATGAGACTCAAGGCATCAATGCTGTTTTCTGAACTCAAAGCAGAATGTATTCTTGCGATGACTGCAACCGCCACTACTATGACTCTTCAGGCTGTCATGTCTGCACTAGAGATTCCGTCAACCAATCTTATTCAGAAGTCACAACTGAGAGACAATTTTGAGTTGTCTGTCTCATTGAGTGGAGCTAACAGGCAAGTgctttgtttatattttcaCCTTTTTGCTCCTCCTCTAGTTTTTACTGAGTGAGATCTGAAATTAAACAGTTTGAAAGATCTATTGATTTTGATGGAGTCTCATCCATATAAGGAGATTCGAAGCATCATTGTGTACTGCAAATTTCAGGTGAAAGTACTTGATActctacagtttttttttcacgctttacaaaatatatttttgatttcttactGTATCATGCATGATGCTAACTTAAGCAACTTTGGGCGGTGTTTGCGCAGTATGAGACTGACATGATAAGCAAGTATTTACGCGATAACAACATCAATGCAAAGGTTGATTCCATTTTAAAATATCCGATATACCTGTATGTATGGCTGATTACACTCTAATCAAGCTTAACTCGATCTATCCAGGGTTATCACAGTGGTCTTCCTGCGAAGGACCGTGTTCGCATTCAGGAGTCATTTTGTTCCAACAAGATTAGAGTGGTGAGAAAACAAGTTCACTGATTTCCATACGCTTTGTGTCCAATTTACACATCCAAACTACCACTGAAAGTTAAGCAGATGTCagtattcaaatattttttttatgttatggaAGGTTGTTGCAACTGTGGCATTCGGCATGGGACTTGACAAGGGAGATGTTGGAGCTGTAAGTCTAATGCAAACCCTTAGCATGCTTGAACATATCTTCAACTACTCGCATCTTGTATAATAGTATACATGCTTCTAAATTTTCTGAGTCTGCTTTAGGTAATCCACTTCAGCGTGCCAGGCAGTTTGGAAGAATACGTTCAGGttcaaaccttttttgtttccaGGTTCCTTTTCAAGCTTAGTGATCACTGTGCACATAACGTTCTCGGGAAACTGATTGAAAATGTTACAGGAAATTGGACGTGCTGGTCGCGACGGGCGATTGTCTTATTGTCATCTCTTTTATGATAATGAGACATATCTAAAGCTTCGGAGTCTTTCACACAGGTGATTGGTGTGGGAATTATCATCTGTCGTGGCATTGAATTAAGAGGATTTTAAGCTTACCTTTGctttttccctttcttcttcagtGATGGTGTCGATGAATATGCAGTTGGAAAATTTCTCACCCATGTGTTTTCCACTGAGACAAAACAACATGAGAAGATACGTTCGCTAGTGATTGAATCTGCCTCTCTCAAATTTGACATGAAGGAAGAGGTttgtttaaaaacttaaatgtcATTTCTTGAAACCCATTGTTCTCTACTTTATATTATCAAGTGTTTGATCTTGTGAGATGGTGGGCGGAGAAAAAGGTTTTAGAAAGGATATTCTGAATTTTCACTGTGGATCTGGCAGGTTATGCAAACGATTTTGACACATTTGGAGCTGGGGGAAGTTCAATACCTACGTATGCTTCCACAACTTAACGTCTGTTGCACTTTGAATTTCCACAAGGTAGGGAAGCTGTTAGCTGAATACTTTCGTGTTTAGTGTTAAGTTCCAATATATTATGTTAATGGTGTATCTTCGAGACTTTTGATGCTCAGAACCTTGTTATGCTATATGTGCAGTCTTCTCCAAACACTCTGGCTGCACGAAATACCATAGTTGCAGCAATTCTAAAGAAGTAAGTATTTTATTCAGTTTCTTCAGCTTTGCTGGTCAAGCGATTCTGTAGAAGTATTAAAGTTGCAGCAATGCTCACGACTTCTCTGTTGTGTTTAGGTCTCACGTGAAGCAAGGGTTGTATGTCTTCGATATACCAGCTGTGGCCTCTAGTATATTTGTTGCAACAACAAATGTCTTAGCTGAGATTCAAACTCTGAAGGTTGATAACACTTTTCTCTCAAATATGAATCTGTGGTTTAGTACCAGATATCTCAAGTTTCATTTCATCTTAATTAGCATATTTATCTAAACAAGGAAGCCATGATTGAATTGCATGTAttaaaagtgaagaagaaactttaAGTCTACAGAACGGAAGAACAAATGAATTGAACATAACAGATAGACACATGAATTAACTTCAGGGGTATAACTCTAGTACAATATGGAAGAGATACTTAACTAGTATGGTTTTGTGATAAAGGTTGATTCCATCTCTCTATGGACTATTGGTATAGACTTTACTGAGGGAAATGTATATAAGGGTGAATcatgtttcctctgttttgttcaaTTGCTTGCGTTCTGTTAAGAACTCTTTTGTGTGAGTTCCACTTGAACTCAAATATAATTGATGGTGTTGAGTACTTGATCTTGAGGTTGATTTTCTAGCGCTGTTAAGATCTTGTTCGTTGATATGTCCTTAAAATCATTGTAGATGAAGGGGGAAGTAACATACGAGTTGAAGGACCCCGCCTTTTGTTACACAATCTTAAAAAATCCAAGGGAAATATGTTCATTGTCCAGTCATCTTACCAAGTGGCTCACAGAGATTGAAAGTTGCAAAGTAAGTTCTTAAGTTTATCAACTGCAGCTAACAGCTCCTCACTCTTCCTTGCTTTATCTTGATAGAAGTTCCAAGAGGTGTGCTTATATGTAGCGATAATTTTGCATTTGATATAGGTGAGAAAACTGGATATTATGTCTAGTGCAGCTGTGGCTGCAATCAATGTCTCCAACACATCAGAACTTAGTTTTGGTGCCAAGCAAACTCTGAGCCTGCAAAGCAGAATTTTGGATTACTTCAATGGTGACGATAAGTGTGACACTCCGAGCAAGACGACTCAAAATTGGTACTAACAAGATATTTCACTTCTATTCACATATATATTCCAAATT encodes the following:
- the LOC104759460 gene encoding LOW QUALITY PROTEIN: putative UPF0725 protein At1g28500 (The sequence of the model RefSeq protein was modified relative to this genomic sequence to represent the inferred CDS: deleted 1 base in 1 codon), with amino-acid sequence MSRTTVCEEYSITQEEYSRHVREYWRVAAESDGFDIDEYRCPVVLRGLVPFHCGPKGIRHTYKLMLERYVLLGLHRYNILQGTNFKLDAVQKCISTMSFVSSYYFTLLAHDPAAIPPFQQTFQVKVDEMEFTVMDLAVSIARPKKVVVQNQDEAAVTPKEPFVPHFDHRSAVSVSVSDGVVDGVIVFQGRLPDWPSDHALNDDRNRFYVLKESEWQTTDWISLYLELLICATDRGMFGMILQTGLPKLHILKVVIETEEEDQKPPDERLNAKRAHVYITFKGLAKSPPLADHEIGDHVERKAIIRRVIDAHSGCLTLQGSFWSDKDAEHRSKRLRTGGPKRR